In Candidatus Bathyarchaeia archaeon, the following are encoded in one genomic region:
- a CDS encoding winged helix-turn-helix domain-containing protein, translating into MSVDFESLSDVLKHPVRRKIILALSERGNLPYVDLMNFVGVSSTGKFNYHLKILGDLIEKDQIGRYVLTEKAEGCPSSSKVSKEEASTNNFVYGGRCGDRFCRRSPDGG; encoded by the coding sequence TTGAGTGTGGATTTTGAGTCTTTAAGCGATGTTCTGAAGCACCCGGTTAGGCGAAAAATTATTCTTGCCCTTTCTGAAAGGGGGAATTTGCCCTATGTTGATCTCATGAATTTTGTGGGAGTTTCCAGTACTGGAAAGTTTAATTATCACTTGAAGATTTTAGGCGATTTAATCGAGAAGGATCAGATCGGGCGATACGTTTTAACGGAAAAGGCGGAGGGCTGCCCATCTTCTTCAAAAGTTTCCAAAGAAGAAGCCTCAACCAACAATTTTGTCTATGGTGGACGCTGCGGTGATCGGTTTTGCAGGCGTAGTCCTGACGGTGGTTAA
- a CDS encoding ABC transporter permease: protein MVFENTFWNEILNITLLSLRVSGTSVMIGAFIGIPVGAFLGLKQFRGKRTVIRLVDVMLKSVVNTFMGMPPVVVGLVVYLILTASGPLGWLGLLYTPTAMIITQLIEVVPIIIGVTMSAVGSVEKSIREKALSLGATETQAAWLVLREARMGVLTSIIAAFGAAISEVGGIMITGGNIRWWTRTLTTAIVVETELGNFAMALTLGAILLSISFIINLALTIVQLKGARG from the coding sequence GTGGTGTTTGAGAATACTTTTTGGAATGAAATCTTGAACATAACTTTACTGTCCTTAAGGGTTTCGGGAACATCTGTTATGATAGGTGCGTTTATAGGCATACCCGTTGGAGCATTTCTAGGGCTTAAGCAGTTTAGGGGGAAACGAACCGTGATACGTCTTGTGGATGTCATGTTGAAAAGCGTTGTAAACACCTTTATGGGTATGCCGCCTGTTGTAGTGGGGCTTGTAGTCTACCTCATATTGACAGCATCCGGACCCCTCGGCTGGCTGGGGCTACTATATACGCCTACAGCCATGATAATAACACAGCTTATAGAAGTTGTTCCAATCATTATTGGTGTTACAATGTCCGCTGTTGGAAGCGTTGAGAAATCGATTAGGGAGAAAGCCCTATCGCTTGGTGCAACGGAAACCCAAGCGGCATGGCTTGTGTTAAGGGAGGCCCGCATGGGGGTTTTAACATCAATAATCGCGGCCTTCGGCGCCGCCATATCCGAGGTTGGCGGCATAATGATAACCGGGGGCAATATTAGATGGTGGACGCGGACGCTGACAACGGCAATAGTGGTCGAAACAGAGCTAGGCAACTTCGCTATGGCTTTAACCCTTGGAGCTATCCTGCTCTCCATATCTTTCATAATAAACTTAGCATTAACAATCGTCCAGCTTAAGGGGGCGAGGGGATAA
- a CDS encoding TOBE domain-containing protein: MPTQSKAKPAAKIWLEYGGKPILGGGGAAILKAIKEEKSISKAAEKLGMSYRYVWNYLAKIKNALGEPVVETFKGGRTGGGGAKLTLLGEYLLKEYSRIENYVGEVLSDEEYWEAVGLKISARNRLKGVVKSVERGDVVTKVKVEIIVPATITALISTEAAEDLDIKVNDEVEAVIKATEVMIAKQMQTH, translated from the coding sequence ATGCCCACCCAGAGCAAAGCGAAACCTGCCGCAAAAATTTGGCTTGAATATGGGGGAAAACCGATCTTAGGCGGTGGCGGCGCCGCGATACTGAAAGCCATTAAAGAGGAGAAGTCCATTTCAAAGGCTGCGGAAAAACTTGGGATGTCGTATCGTTATGTTTGGAACTATTTGGCTAAGATTAAGAATGCTTTAGGTGAGCCTGTGGTGGAGACCTTTAAGGGTGGGAGAACAGGTGGAGGTGGAGCTAAACTCACTTTGCTGGGTGAATATCTCCTCAAAGAATATAGTAGAATCGAGAATTACGTGGGCGAGGTTCTAAGTGATGAAGAGTATTGGGAGGCTGTCGGATTGAAGATAAGCGCAAGAAACAGATTGAAAGGTGTTGTCAAAAGCGTAGAAAGGGGCGACGTTGTCACAAAGGTAAAAGTGGAAATCATAGTTCCCGCAACAATAACAGCACTAATATCAACCGAGGCAGCAGAAGACCTAGACATCAAGGTAAACGATGAAGTTGAAGCCGTGATAAAAGCAACTGAAGTCATGATAGCCAAACAGATGCAGACACACTAA
- a CDS encoding substrate-binding domain-containing protein, with amino-acid sequence MKGLPRILIAILMFTIAVVSVFAYEQYMRSQKSIIVLATTTSTYDSGLLDYLMPIFQEKYNVEVHIISVGTGQAIEIAKRGDADLVLVHSRQLELEFVNSGYGIHKIGVMYNDFVVVGPASDPARIGGLKNATEAFRKIAEEGARGNAQFVSRADKSGTHMLELSIWGKLGLTPSSRIQTWYMEAGAGMGAVLRMANEKKAYTLTDRATWLSFKDQLANLRVLVEGDVALLNPYAVILVNPEKHPQRNHRGALMMAKWMISEEGQKLVSNFKKEGETLFKPIARNIELAHMLGFPEQEKELAWYDAQNP; translated from the coding sequence GTGAAGGGGCTGCCAAGAATCTTAATCGCCATTCTAATGTTTACTATAGCTGTTGTCAGCGTATTTGCTTACGAGCAGTATATGCGCTCCCAGAAGTCGATAATTGTGCTGGCGACAACAACAAGCACATATGATTCCGGACTACTGGACTATTTAATGCCTATCTTCCAAGAAAAATATAACGTTGAAGTTCATATTATTTCGGTTGGCACTGGTCAGGCAATAGAAATCGCTAAGAGGGGTGATGCGGATCTCGTCCTAGTGCATTCTAGACAGCTTGAGCTCGAGTTTGTAAACAGCGGTTATGGCATTCATAAAATTGGCGTAATGTACAATGACTTCGTAGTAGTTGGTCCTGCGAGCGATCCAGCAAGGATAGGCGGCTTAAAAAACGCTACAGAGGCATTCCGCAAGATTGCGGAAGAAGGTGCTAGAGGCAATGCCCAATTCGTCTCGCGTGCAGACAAATCGGGCACTCATATGCTGGAGTTAAGCATATGGGGAAAGCTGGGTTTGACTCCCTCAAGCAGGATTCAAACATGGTATATGGAGGCTGGAGCTGGCATGGGAGCCGTTTTGCGGATGGCCAATGAGAAAAAGGCTTATACATTAACGGATAGGGCTACTTGGCTGTCGTTTAAGGACCAGCTCGCGAATTTGAGGGTTCTGGTTGAAGGTGATGTTGCGTTACTGAATCCCTACGCAGTAATTCTTGTTAACCCGGAGAAGCATCCTCAGAGAAACCATAGGGGAGCGCTTATGATGGCTAAATGGATGATTTCGGAGGAGGGGCAAAAGCTCGTATCAAACTTCAAAAAAGAGGGTGAAACCCTATTTAAACCCATTGCGCGGAACATTGAGCTGGCGCATATGCTGGGTTTTCCTGAACAGGAAAAGGAGCTGGCATGGTATGATGCTCAAAATCCCTAA
- a CDS encoding ABC transporter ATP-binding protein — MPKVEVQNLFKEYSGRQVLKGISFSVQSGELFVLVGPNGAGKTTLLRILDLLEEPTNGKVFFDGELVDYSTKKERAFLRRKIGMVFQQTVLFNMSVFDNVAYPLKVRGERNIEQKVNGILELVQLRGFERKNALTLSGGEAQRVAIAQALVTEPELLLLDEPTANLDPRNTSTIEEVISHVNREKKTTVIMATHNIFQAEKLADRVAFLSDGKIEMLGTFQEIFGGRSQSIKSFTMLENIFHGLSRITTEGTSIIDIGGLQIEAAFKRAGNVTLHIPPEDIILSTRPLISSARNTFEGRITQISDMGHVVKLKVNVEGRDFTVQITKRSLNEMQLNIDSKVYIAFKASSVQTITETSSVPFGGKS; from the coding sequence ATGCCAAAAGTTGAGGTGCAAAACCTCTTTAAGGAATACTCTGGGAGACAGGTTTTGAAGGGCATATCTTTCAGTGTTCAAAGCGGAGAGCTATTTGTTCTAGTCGGGCCGAATGGGGCTGGTAAAACGACGCTTCTCAGAATTCTCGATCTGCTTGAGGAGCCTACGAATGGGAAAGTGTTTTTTGATGGAGAGCTTGTAGATTATTCTACAAAGAAAGAGAGGGCTTTTTTGAGGAGAAAAATTGGAATGGTCTTCCAGCAGACAGTTCTCTTTAACATGAGCGTCTTTGATAATGTGGCTTATCCCCTAAAAGTTAGGGGTGAGCGCAATATTGAACAAAAGGTGAATGGGATCCTTGAACTAGTTCAGCTAAGAGGATTTGAACGCAAAAATGCCCTGACTCTGTCGGGTGGAGAGGCCCAAAGGGTAGCCATAGCCCAAGCGTTGGTAACAGAGCCAGAGCTACTGCTCCTCGACGAGCCCACTGCAAACCTGGATCCGAGGAACACCTCCACAATTGAGGAGGTGATCTCACACGTTAATAGGGAGAAGAAGACAACAGTAATTATGGCAACCCACAACATATTTCAAGCGGAAAAACTAGCGGACCGAGTAGCTTTTCTTAGCGATGGGAAAATAGAGATGCTAGGAACATTTCAAGAAATTTTTGGGGGTCGATCACAATCTATTAAAAGCTTCACTATGCTAGAGAACATTTTCCACGGCCTTTCAAGGATAACGACCGAAGGCACATCAATCATAGACATCGGCGGCCTACAGATCGAAGCTGCATTCAAGAGGGCTGGAAATGTGACACTGCACATCCCGCCAGAAGATATTATATTGTCAACACGCCCACTTATTTCAAGCGCAAGAAACACCTTTGAAGGCAGAATAACACAGATATCCGATATGGGACATGTAGTAAAATTGAAAGTTAATGTTGAAGGCAGAGACTTCACAGTTCAAATAACAAAACGATCACTCAATGAAATGCAACTCAACATAGACTCCAAAGTCTACATAGCATTCAAAGCCTCATCAGTTCAAACAATAACTGAAACATCCTCTGTCCCCTTCGGTGGGAAGTCGTAA